A window of Salmo trutta chromosome 33, fSalTru1.1, whole genome shotgun sequence genomic DNA:
ACAATTTTATAAATACCAACAGATTTTGTTtgtttgacatggtgggatctttttgtgtctaaaATTCATTCTGCGAGAAATTATagtggaaatgcctttatgtgcaaatattgctataataaccatcacatcgaagtaaacttgggagTCACGTGATGATATTCTGTGTGgacctcccactacaactcgggaaaccatgcagtttattaagcTACAGATGAACTAAATTAGGATGAAcgtcacagggtggtgaaagagcacggtgatgagcttgaagtattgagggtcttattctggtgacatgatgaccgATGCCATGCTGCCATTTGATAAATAATATCACTGTGCTCCACAATAAAATCTCATCATATAGGTAGCCTaccactgtatctgcgagctgttggctagagcgcacatgcCAAGTCCAGAGTGGGTACATTTGCTATATAACTCAACAGTTGTGACAAAACCCATCAGTAGACTTGACAATATGATGGAAAcctatttaacttgtattttcaCATTCAGTACATGGGACTTTAACAATGAAAAGTTATGTTTATGTGCACTactacgtcatcacacacagcATTTATCCGCAAAAAgtaaatttgatggaaacatctgaTGGGGAAAACAAGCATATTTTTTAAATGCCGATTTCAGAATATTCGCGTGAAAATCTGTCGCAAATTGGATGGAAGCCTAGCTACTGTACTGATTGCCGAGGAACAGTTGAGGGACTTAATCATCTCAGGCCTCGCTGAAGGCATTGGTCTAGGAACTCAGAGTAACATGATAAGGAGCAAAAGTGATGCTGCACCGGTGCATCTGTTCCTCCCATGTCGTCTACCAAAACCACAGTGTGAGAGACCAGATGCAGATTCATGCTGACTGCTGTTTTGATGTAGTAGTTCACACAGGTACAGCCACAGTCACAGGTCTTGGCAACCTCCAGGTCTTGACAAAGGTGGGCAGGGATGAGATGAGGCCCGTAAGGGATTCTATGTGGTGTAAACACAAAACATAACTTAGGCTCAAATATTGCATAACACCTTACGTGATACTACACGTTTATAATTCCAAACAAGATAAAAGCACTTAAATGGGTGAAATGTTGAAAGGAATAATTGAACTAACCTGAGGTTGGCCACAGCCCTGGCGGCCATCTCCTGCAATGTCAGGGGGAAGGTGAGCTGGATGGTGTGGTCCAGGGGGTTGGGATGGGCGAACGGATTACCAAACAGGTCCAAGTTCTCCAGAGTTAACTTTCGGAAGTCCCCTGGCAGCAGAGCCAGCTGGTTGTGTGCAGCTGACAAAAAGCGCAGCTTGGAGAGATGGCTGATGCGAAAGGGCAGCCACACCAGTCCGTTGTTGTCCATCTTGAGGTTGATCAGCTCTCGCAGCTGGCAGAACTGAAGCGGCAGGGCCTGCAGGCGGTTCTGACTCAGGTCGAGGTGTTGAAGTGTGCGCTGGAGGCTGGACAGGCAGAGGGCTTCACTAAAGGTCTCTAAGTGGTTGTTGTGGAGAATAAGCTCAGCCAGGCAGCCCAGGTCGCCGATAGTGTCAGGAAGTTTTTTTATGTTATTATTACTGAGGTCCAGTCTGCGCAGTGCCTTGAGGGAGAGCATTCGCATGTCCACCCGTGAGAGCTTGCAGTAGGACACCTGGAGCTGCTCTAATGAGTAGGGAAAATTGGAGGTCAATGGATAGTCCTTCTTGGATACAATAGTAAGCTTCTTCTTGGGCTTCTCCACATCCCTGGCTCGGACGGGCGTCAGTGTAGAGAGAGGCAGGCTGTCCGTGTCATTTCCTCTGTGAGCCAACCGAGCAGCCGAGAGGAAGTTCTTCAAGTTGTTAGCATCAGCCTGAAACCCAAAAGAAGACCGATGTCACTAATGGTTAACAGTCAATACAATAGGTCTTATCGTACCTGCTATAAAACAATTTGAGCGTTACATGAGTGGGATTGCATTATTTATAAATCCCTCCATATCAAACAAGTTGACACATTTCCTATCTATCCTTCAGATTGAGAAACATTCACGATGGCGGAAAAGTGCTTGGCCTATAATAAGACATGTAAAAtgcataattaagcaataaggcatgagggggtgttatatggccaatataccacagctaagggcagttcttatgcacgacacatcacagagtgcctggacacagcccttggccatggtatattggccatatatcacaccccctcgtgccttattgcttaattatgcaTTTTACATGTCTTATTATAGGCcaagccttattgctattataaactggttaccaatgtaattagaacagtaaaaataacttttgtcatacgtgtggtatacagtctgatataccacggctgtcagccaatcagcattcagggctcgaaccacccagtttataatgtaaaCTAACAACCCAAGGATTTCATCATATTGTATTAGGCCTACGTTTGTTCCCATGACACAGATATCTTTGGTCTTAGTTGTGCTAGCACAAGATGAAACATTTAATTACAAAAAGATTACAATACACATGAGATGTTATTAACATAAGTCACACAAAGGATTGCCTAGTGAGTCCTCACAATGCTAGCCTGGTTCCATTTGTGTATCACCATAGCCGTAATGCACCacagcctgtctgtgtgtgtgagatgggtggAAAATGTGTTTCAAGATCTAGGGGAAAGGTCAACACTTCCCTAACACAGCCTAGAGCCATTGTCACCCATTGGAGGAAACAGTCGCTCATTTACAGAGCATGCTCCCCCACATTCAGACAAGTCTGGCTAAAGCATAAATATCAGACTAAGATACACACGGATtgtgcaaaacattaggaacagctgctctttccatgacagactgaccaggtgaatccaggcgaAAGTTATggattgatgtcacttgttaaatccacttaaatcagtgtagatgaaggggaggatacattttaaagaaggatttttaagccttgagacaagattgtgtaccgtaatttccggactattaagtgcacctgaatataagccgcacccactgaatttaaaatatatatatattattttgaacataaataagccgcacatgtctataagccgcaggtgactaccggtacattgaaacaatgaactttacacaggctttaacaaaacacggcttgtaacaaaaataaataggctttaacgaaacacggcttgtaacaaaaaataaaacatttgcagtaagctttagttgtctttttgcactgagtcaattcctcacactgctgtttccaacatcttatcgtcgactcattaagaccaagctcccgtgcagcagctctatttccttttccaacagccagatcaatcgccttcaacttgaaagctgcatcatatgcatttctctgtgtctttgccatgataagggtgacaaaatgactaccgtaatcagaatgagccctcgatttaatctaaacagtaaacaaaatagttgtttgaccttaacccgttcggcaatttcattggtctaataaaagcttcatgccgccaaaaaacggagcatatatacacatatatatatacacatatatatatatacacatatacacatatacatacacatatatatatatacacatatacatacacatatatatatgtatatatatatatatatgtatatatgtgtatatatgtgtatatatatatatatatctatatctatatatatatacacatatatacatatatatatatatacatatatatatatatatatatatatatgtgtatatatatgtatatgtatatgtgtatatatatatgtatatgtgtatatatatatgtgtatatatatatatatatatatatgtatatgtgtatatatatatatatatatatatatatatacacatatatacacatatacatatatatacatatatatatatatatatatatatacatatatatatacatacatatatatatatatatatatatatatacatacacatatatatatatatatacatatatatacatacacatatatatatatacatatatacatatatatatatacacatatatatatatatatatatatgtgtatatatatgtatatgtatatgtgtatatatatatatgtatatgtgtatatatatatgtgtatatatatatatatatatgtatatgtgtatatatatatatatatacatatatatacacatatatacacatatacatatatatacacatatatacacatatatatatatatatatatatatatatatatacatatatatatatatatgtatatatatatatatatacatatatatatacatatatatatatatatatatatatatatatatgtatatatatatatatatatatacatacacatatatatatacatatatatacatacacatatatatatatatatatgtatatatatatacatatacatatatatatatatgtatatatatatacatatacatatatatatatatatatatatatatattttttttttttttaattctcctTTTTCATTGGCGATCAGATTCCGCCATACAGAAATGTCTAGATCCATACCTTGCTCAAGCAGATGTCAACAGCAGGCTCCTTCAGTCTCACAGTGGCTTTGCCCTCCTCAACAAACCTGGTGAAGAATGTTTCAATGTTTTCTTTTATCTGTAGAGGAAGTAGGTACACACAGAGTAAGACGTGGAACAAAAAACAAAGTGATGGTGGATTCGTTATCCAGTATTTCTGGTGACTCGTTCATGCAAGACCACACACTATATTAATGTCCACATTAAATGGAAAATCCACTCAAAAACTACATTTAGgcctttttctctttagttcatatTACAGATTTTGCATCCTCATGATGATGTGGCCGGTGGCACTTTGGTTCTTGAAAGTCTAATATATTGAAAACGTgtctgctgacatgcaaaacattttgggactgtatcaactaGTGATGGGGAGGTAAACAAAAATACAattacatatcgcaatattatttttgacaatataTCATATCgttcgcaatattatttttgcagtAGTTGGCTGTatctgcaccaaaactccagtatttgtCCTCCAGTATTTGTCCTCCAGCTTCTTTTTTTAAAATAGGGAGCCAATtcgttttcagcacttttatttccataaCTGATCAATACTCATTCTCAtggctctcttgtccctctgcagcagacatatggtgagcataTCGAATTGCAATACATGTAATTTCGGCAccaaagtatcgtgataatatcgtatcttGAGGTCCCTGGCATCAACAGTGGActaaggagaaaaaaaaataccCAAAACAGCTGAACACAAATGAACAAGGGTTTCCTCCAAGTTATCTGAGATAATGGATTTAAATCAAATGCAACTCATTCATTCCACAATGAAGTCATCATACATTTGAAAAGTAGCTATACCAATTAACAAGGTCAAGAAGTTGGGTGATTCATCCTGTGTACTTGGGGTATACCTGTAAAATATAGAATACATAGCTAGACAACTGGCCAAGTAGTTAAATAAACAAATAGCTAGATACTAACCTTATATTTTGAGCCTGTCCTATCCTTTGCTGTACAGATCATTAGATAAATGTTGTGGCGTTGTGTGGTCTTGTCCACATGTCTCCCAATAGACAGCACAGCCCTTGCTCCCTTTCCTCGGTTTTTCATCCCATACGTGGGAAGCATCCGGTTCACGACTTCGACATCGCACTGAAGCTTCATTGTTCGAGGTGTATAAATAAATGCGTGACCTGTGTTAGTTCTGTAAATATAACCCAATAAATTAATGTGTTCAAAAAAGTTTTTCCAAACCAAACGGGCAGTTTGACCCCATGTATGATTTTGGTTTAACACAACCTGCTGGCATAAAAAAAAAGGTAACGTTAGCCCTTGTCACGCCACTAAGTTACTTTGCTAACAAGATATGTCAAGCTTAGCTACAAACTAGCTATAAAAACTCCTAAGTCAAATACAAGGACATCTGTTATCTGCTAGCACACTCAGCCAGACAACGAACATAGCTAACGCTAGATAGCTAACGTCGTtaccttagctagctaggttagttGCTAAAAAAAAAGGTAGCACATCATAATATACACTTACGTTGGCAAACTGCAAGTTATGACAACAGGACTAACGAAATGGTTCAAACGCTTTACCGGTCCGTTATGGAATAGAAgagttgaccccccccccaaaaaaatgcaaGTTACCTCTCTAGCATGCAAACTAAATTGTCAACATGGACCTAGAGATAACCAAGGAAACGGCGCTACCAAGATTCTCGAACGCCCTCAACTTCGCGCGCGCGAACAGAACTGATAAACGTACATGCGCAGATGTGATTTGGTTTGAGAATCTTTTCTTTGGTTGTGGATAGAAGGGTGCAGCCGATTTTTTTGTTGTGAATTTTAGCTTTCCCGTAAcccaattctcctaacctgctacgaagtCAAATCTGACTTTCATTTGACAAAACCTAGAACCCTTTTAGCCATGACAAAACATTTTCTTAGCACCTACCTCCGGTTCTCACCATTCTGTGAAATGTCTAAATAAAAGTAATGGTCGGTATGAAAGCCATTACATTGGTTTAATGGCGCTTCTTTCGGATGATTAACACTGAAGTCCCAAATGCAACCAGGTCAGACAATAATTGTGTATGATCTTCTGTGTAGAAAATAACACCATAATTGCTTTCAATAGCTAGATTCCCCATCCAATTGTCGGCAGATTTAATGTGAATATTCTCAAAtccgcattttcccaccagaggaGTTTCTTTCAAACTGACTAGGGTGTTAATGTGTAAATAAACATTGCTTTTAGAGCTAAACTGAGCATACCAAATTATACAGACTATCAGAAGCACAGTGCactttgtttcatgtctgtaggCTTTACCATTAACTTAATTTTTATTTTAAGGTTTAAATAAAtatagctaggcaagtcagttaagaacaaattctaatttacaatgacggcctaccagaaggaAAAAGggctcctgcggggacgggggctgggattaaaaatataggacaaaacacacatcactagATAAAGTGGGACTTAAGACAACATTGtatggcagcaacacataacacagcatggtagcagcacaaaacatggtaaactttattgggcacagacaacagcacaaagggcaagaaggtagacaatacatcacgtgaagcagccacaactttCAGTAAGAGTGTTCATGATTGGGTCTTTGAacaaagagatggagataaaactggacagtgagtgtttttttgcagctgttccagtagctagctacagcaaactgaaaagacgagcgacccagggttgtgtgcgctttggggacatttaacagaatgtgactggcagaacgggtgttgtatgtggaggatgagggctgcagtaagtATTCCatataggggggagtgaggcctaagatggttttataaataagcataaacTAGTGgatcttgcgatgggtatacagagatgaccagtttacagaggagtatagagtgcagtgatgtgtcctataagctTATCCTTgcttatccaagatggcgtagcagttcagacgtcctttaccctcctcttgtcgtgtcccgtgtatgtatatatatatatatatatttatttatttttcttcgcatatctttttacattttttcttctaaaaacccaacctcaaagcactctcctgcaacccgcctcaccaatttaaaaaataaagtattatttacctcaaatctgaaatccacaacagaagctagccagaggttagccattctCACTGGCTAacggagttcagctagccacggttcgTGGTCCTCAGATATCCATCAgatcgaaaagctatcgccagtctTTGTACaggcgcgactcagaccagagcataccggacctattctctctcctttccccggatttctaccgcaggctctggacatttacacctggatcttgtagctaactagctgctacctgagtgactattggcaacgtcggtcccggaattaacacacggagctagccagctagccagctgaagagttgtgtcagccactcctgggctattcctgagctagccagctgaagtgtctcctgggctacaatcacctatccggacccgttttactgccgatgcggaacCCCATcaggccttcacgactggaccaccgacgttatctgcccgagggagttatccaactggcccctccgtcgcgacgtaacctgatcgcccatctgcggccagctaatcgttagctgtcttatcggatgcgatctgaataggtctatcggacacttttcttgggccactataactaactattttgccaacttggactggtccccccttccacacggaaccccactaatccaCAGACGGAaatgcacgaggtggctaaaaacagacctccctctcatcttccaccagcttgctacctatggctcggctagctgtctgaatctcactggaccctttgatcactcggctaagcatgcctctcaatgtcaatatgccttgtccattgctgttctggttagtgtttattggcttatttcactgcagagcctctagccctgctcattataccttatccaacctctcagttcctccacccacacatgctatgacatcttctggtttcaatgatgtttctagagacaatatctctctcatcatcattaaatgcctaggtttacctctgtattcacatcccaccatacctttgtctgtacattataccttgaagctattttatcgcccccagaaacctgctcctttttctctctattctggacgtcacagacgaccaattcttatagcttttagccgtaccctcatactcattcttctctgctcctctggggatgtagaggtgaatccaggccctgcagtgcctggctccactcctactccccaggcgctctcttttgatgacttctgtaaccgtaatagccttggtttcatgcatgttaacattagaagcctcctccctaagtttgttttattcactgctttagcacactctgccaacccggatgtcctagctgtgtctgaatcttggcttaggaagtccaccaaaaactctgaaatcttcatccctaactacaacgttttcagacaagacagaacgaccaaagggggcggtgttgcaatctactgcagagatgtcctgctatccaggtctgtacccaaacaatttgaacttctacttttaaaaatccacctctccaaaaacaagtctctcaccgttgccgcctgctatagacccccctcggcccctagctgtgctctggacaccatatgtgaactgattgccccccatctatcttcagagctcgtgctactaggtgacctaaactgggacatgcttaacaccccagccatcctacaatccaagcttgatgccctcaatctcacacaaattattaatgaacccaccacgtacaaccccaaagccgcaaacactggcaccctcatagatatcatcctaaccaacgtgccctctaaatacacctctgctgttttcaaccaagatctcagcgatcactgcctcattgcctgcacccgtaatgggtcagcggtcaaactacctccactcatcactgtcaaacgctccctgaaacatttcaacgagcaagcctttctaatcgacctggccctggtatcccggaaggatattgacctcatcccgtcagtagaggatgcctggttattttttttaaatgccttcctcaccatcttaaataagcatgcccctttcaagaaatttagaaccaggaacagatatagcccttggttctccccagacctgactgcccttaaccaacacaaaaatatcctgtggcgttctgcattagaaTCGAActgcccctgcgatatgcaacttttcagggaagttagaaaccaatacacaggcagttagaaacgtcaaggctagctttttcaaacagaaatttgcttcctgcaactcaaactaaaaagttctgggacattgtaaagtccatggagaataagaacacctcccaactgcccactgcactgaggataggaaactctgtcaccaccgataagcccactataattgagaatttcaataagcacttttctacggctggccatgctttccacctaactacccctactgcattcaacagtactgcaccccccacagctactcgcccaagcctcccccatttctccttctcccaaatccattcagctgatgttctgaaagagctgcaaaatctggacccctacaaatcagctgagcttgacaatctggaccttttcttcctaaaattatctgccgattactagcctgttcaacctctctttcgtgtcgtctgagattcccatagattggaaagcagctgctgtcatccccctcttcaaaggaggtgacactcttgacccaaattgctacagacctatatccatcctaccctgcctttctaaggtcttcgaaagccaagtcaacaaacagattaccgaccatttcgaatcccaccgcaccctctccgctatgcaatctggtttcagagctggtcacgggtgcacctcagctacgctcaaggtcctaaacgacatcataaccgccatcgataagaaacaatactgtgctgccgtattcattgacctggccaaagctttttactctgttaatcaccacatcctcatcggcagactcggtagccttggtttctcaaacgattgcgtcgcctggttcaccaactacttctctgatagagttcagtgtgtcaaatcggagggcctgctgtccggacctctggcagtctctgggggtaccacagggttcaattcttgggccaactcttttctctgtatacatcaatgatgtcgctcttgctgctggtgaatctctgatccacctctacgcagacgacaccattctgt
This region includes:
- the lrr1 gene encoding leucine-rich repeat protein 1 isoform X2 — its product is MKLQCDVEVVNRMLPTYGMKNRGKGARAVLSIGRHVDKTTQRHNIYLMICTAKDRTGSKYKIKENIETFFTRFVEEGKATVRLKEPAVDICLSKADANNLKNFLSAARLAHRGNDTDSLPLSTLTPVRARDVEKPKKKLTIVSKKDYPLTSNFPYSLEQLQVSYCKLSRVDMRMLSLKALRRLDLSNNNIKKLPDTIGDLGCLAELILHNNHLETFSEALCLSSLQRTLQHLDLSQNRLQALPLQFCQLRELINLKMDNNGLVWLPFRISHLSKLRFLSAAHNQLALLPGDFRKLTLENLDLFGNPFAHPNPLDHTIQLTFPLTLQEMAARAVANLRIPYGPHLIPAHLCQDLEVAKTCDCGCTCVNYYIKTAVSMNLHLVSHTVVLVDDMGGTDAPVQHHFCSLSCYSEFLDQCLQRGLR
- the lrr1 gene encoding leucine-rich repeat protein 1 isoform X1, giving the protein MLERTNTGHAFIYTPRTMKLQCDVEVVNRMLPTYGMKNRGKGARAVLSIGRHVDKTTQRHNIYLMICTAKDRTGSKYKIKENIETFFTRFVEEGKATVRLKEPAVDICLSKADANNLKNFLSAARLAHRGNDTDSLPLSTLTPVRARDVEKPKKKLTIVSKKDYPLTSNFPYSLEQLQVSYCKLSRVDMRMLSLKALRRLDLSNNNIKKLPDTIGDLGCLAELILHNNHLETFSEALCLSSLQRTLQHLDLSQNRLQALPLQFCQLRELINLKMDNNGLVWLPFRISHLSKLRFLSAAHNQLALLPGDFRKLTLENLDLFGNPFAHPNPLDHTIQLTFPLTLQEMAARAVANLRIPYGPHLIPAHLCQDLEVAKTCDCGCTCVNYYIKTAVSMNLHLVSHTVVLVDDMGGTDAPVQHHFCSLSCYSEFLDQCLQRGLR